Proteins encoded in a region of the Paenibacillus pedocola genome:
- a CDS encoding carbohydrate ABC transporter permease, with the protein MERLSNLSYKNQRILIIFLFSLVPVVLLLTFSYLPVFKMFQYSFTSWDGFSKNMEYVGFDNYKTIFTKPEYFAVFKVSLYYFFATFVQMGLALYFATILSFNVRLKNWFKGILFFPTLLNGVAIGFIFLFFFKPEGTLNTLLDLFGLGAWQQKWLLNPHLINISLAFASVWRYMGMNFIIFLGAISSIGSDIYEASEIDGANRWHQFRHIIIPSIKKILQLNLILAVSGAIGVFEIPYVMTGGSNGSGTFVIQTVDVAFKYSKLGLASAMAVVLLGIVVIVTILQRVLIKEEK; encoded by the coding sequence GTGGAGAGATTGTCCAACTTGAGCTATAAAAATCAGCGGATTTTGATCATTTTTTTATTCTCGTTAGTACCGGTAGTGCTGCTGTTGACGTTCTCATATTTACCCGTATTCAAAATGTTCCAGTACAGCTTCACAAGCTGGGACGGCTTCAGCAAAAACATGGAGTATGTCGGGTTCGACAACTACAAGACGATCTTCACCAAACCGGAGTATTTTGCCGTATTTAAGGTCAGTCTGTATTATTTCTTTGCAACGTTTGTGCAAATGGGGCTGGCCCTGTATTTTGCGACGATCCTGAGCTTTAATGTTCGTCTGAAGAACTGGTTCAAAGGAATTCTGTTCTTCCCGACGCTGCTCAACGGGGTGGCTATCGGCTTCATCTTCCTGTTCTTTTTCAAACCGGAAGGTACGCTCAATACACTGCTTGACCTGTTCGGACTTGGAGCCTGGCAGCAGAAATGGCTGCTGAATCCGCATCTGATCAATATTTCCCTCGCCTTTGCTTCGGTGTGGAGATATATGGGGATGAACTTCATTATTTTCCTTGGAGCAATTTCTTCGATCGGGAGTGATATTTATGAGGCTTCGGAAATTGACGGCGCCAACCGCTGGCACCAGTTCAGACATATTATCATTCCAAGCATCAAAAAAATTCTGCAGCTCAATCTGATCCTCGCGGTAAGCGGAGCGATCGGTGTGTTCGAAATTCCGTACGTCATGACCGGCGGCTCTAATGGCAGCGGTACGTTTGTCATTCAGACCGTTGATGTGGCCTTCAAATACAGCAAGCTGGGTCTTGCTTCGGCGATGGCTGTGGTGCTGCTGGGTATCGTTGTCATTGTGACTATTCTGCAGCGTGTGCTGATTAAGGAGGAGAAGTAA
- a CDS encoding carbohydrate ABC transporter permease, with the protein MHTFKYTAASFFKYLTLVLGALAALIPILVVFFASLKTNAEYASTGPLTLPENWLNFSNYTKAFVDGNMLLGFMNTIIIVLISIAGATLTGSMMAYILARFKFKGSKLLMGAFLLATLIPGVTTQVATFQIINSLDLFNTRWAPILMYLGTDIIAVYIFMQFLDSISESLDESAMLDGASYWTIYWRIILPLLSPAIVTVIIVKGVNIYNDFYTPFLYMPKSSLQVVSTALFKFKGPYGSQWEVICAAIMIAIIPTLIAFIALQKYIYNGFAQGSVK; encoded by the coding sequence ATGCATACTTTTAAATACACCGCAGCTTCTTTCTTCAAATATCTAACCTTAGTCTTAGGCGCGCTCGCCGCACTGATTCCGATTCTGGTCGTCTTTTTCGCATCGCTCAAAACCAATGCGGAGTACGCCAGTACCGGCCCGTTAACCCTGCCGGAGAATTGGCTGAATTTCAGCAACTACACCAAGGCTTTTGTCGACGGCAATATGCTGCTCGGCTTCATGAACACCATTATCATCGTGCTTATTTCCATTGCCGGTGCTACGCTGACCGGATCAATGATGGCCTATATTTTGGCCCGCTTCAAATTCAAAGGCAGCAAGCTGCTGATGGGCGCTTTTCTGCTGGCAACCCTGATTCCGGGTGTAACCACCCAGGTCGCTACGTTCCAGATCATCAACTCGCTGGATTTGTTCAATACGCGCTGGGCGCCGATCCTGATGTACCTCGGTACCGACATTATCGCCGTTTATATTTTCATGCAGTTCCTGGATTCGATTTCCGAGTCGCTGGATGAATCGGCCATGCTGGACGGTGCATCGTACTGGACGATTTACTGGAGAATTATTTTGCCGCTGCTGAGTCCTGCGATTGTCACGGTCATTATCGTAAAGGGTGTCAACATCTACAATGACTTTTACACGCCCTTCCTGTATATGCCAAAAAGCAGCCTCCAGGTCGTTTCCACCGCACTGTTCAAATTTAAAGGGCCTTACGGCTCGCAGTGGGAGGTTATCTGTGCCGCGATTATGATTGCGATCATTCCGACGCTGATTGCCTTCATCGCCTTGCAAAAGTACATCTATAACGGCTTTGCACAAGGCTCGGTAAAATAA
- a CDS encoding glycoside hydrolase family 130 protein, translated as MKEVQLIGNHLPNIPWQDRPAGNDNPVWRHNDNPVIKRNPAKGVARIFNSAVIAYEGSFLGVFRVEDNTTRPHLRLGHSADGLEWKIDDEPIQFTDEEGKPYAPRYAYDPRLVKVEDTYYIIWCTDFYGAAIGVAKTQDFKTFVSLENPFLPFNRNGVLFPKKLNGNFVMLSRPSDSGHTPFGDVFLSESPDFVYWGKHRHVMSKGGQGWWQSTKIGGGPAPIETTEGWLMFYHGVTTTCNGLVYSMGAVILDKDEPSRVKYRSRNFVLTPEEWYEERGFVNNVLFPCAALTDAETGRIAIYYGAADTYVGVAYTTVQEIVNYVIETHEEVGDDAGLGKI; from the coding sequence ATGAAAGAAGTACAGCTAATCGGCAATCATCTGCCGAACATTCCCTGGCAGGACAGACCGGCAGGAAATGATAATCCGGTATGGAGACATAATGACAACCCGGTCATCAAACGCAATCCGGCCAAAGGCGTTGCGCGGATTTTTAACAGTGCCGTTATTGCCTATGAAGGCAGCTTCCTCGGCGTGTTCCGTGTAGAGGATAATACTACCCGCCCTCACCTTCGGTTGGGCCATAGCGCTGACGGCCTGGAGTGGAAAATCGATGACGAGCCGATTCAGTTTACCGACGAAGAAGGCAAGCCGTACGCACCGCGTTATGCCTATGACCCCCGTCTTGTGAAAGTTGAAGATACCTATTACATCATCTGGTGTACAGATTTCTACGGTGCAGCCATCGGAGTAGCCAAAACCCAGGATTTCAAAACGTTCGTTAGCCTGGAAAATCCGTTCCTGCCGTTCAACCGTAATGGCGTATTGTTCCCTAAAAAGCTGAATGGCAACTTTGTGATGCTGTCCCGTCCGAGCGACAGCGGTCATACCCCGTTCGGTGACGTATTCCTGAGCGAAAGCCCTGATTTCGTCTATTGGGGCAAACACCGCCATGTCATGTCCAAAGGCGGTCAAGGCTGGTGGCAAAGTACGAAGATCGGCGGCGGCCCTGCACCGATTGAGACTACCGAAGGCTGGCTGATGTTCTATCACGGCGTAACCACAACCTGCAACGGCCTTGTATACAGTATGGGTGCGGTAATTCTCGATAAGGATGAGCCGTCCAGAGTTAAATACCGCTCCAGAAACTTCGTGCTAACACCGGAAGAATGGTATGAGGAAAGAGGCTTCGTGAACAACGTGCTGTTCCCTTGTGCAGCACTAACCGACGCCGAAACCGGCCGCATCGCCATCTACTACGGCGCTGCTGACACCTATGTAGGCGTGGCTTACACCACCGTGCAGGAAATTGTTAATTATGTCATCGAAACCCATGAAGAGGTTGGTGACGACGCGGGTCTCGGCAAGATCTAG